The Mycteria americana isolate JAX WOST 10 ecotype Jacksonville Zoo and Gardens chromosome 18, USCA_MyAme_1.0, whole genome shotgun sequence genome window below encodes:
- the PLEKHN1 gene encoding pleckstrin homology domain-containing family N member 1, with translation MGNITCVPQAPGGLRGSFRRKPSLKKEQNGKKKLPSFFGIDGRQERDTTTDKILQYIPGKNIQNQENQKENLDQRFPSLFKKGRRKTVVRNLGKMIYYSKVKFKFQHCQEVNDCFLELFQSYLYFQSAGSNGLTYQGLLPLKELNVCEMENGKSTGQEDHAFRIAGPLLNPLIVFCPTESELKQWLYHLEKQIQLNGGSLGLPFLSQNDWKQSSVGKEELRWSVQNMPVQEWRGTQRESLGDVLCVSKVKLQHLPFQEQHDRLLVLYPSTLVIVSEERNSLCFKGELPLNAIQVLFEENEKTSFLIEGRLINSIRVICRSYDDYQEWLYCLKTAQFRNADSSLSGSESFSGSKPPHPGQFAGSGRGSLTSDGRTNSWASGGRVATLTHLSQNSGSLPDGQSFVLMPESRVLEDPHSPGYSQPLHCLAQASWPSTGLPAQDLRRGGSARKSKGKCGPCGQPLPGQDTERTICSLIPENPNGELLSSAYHELYSAHGSQRHPAAPLDPSHLSRWSLVGSQPSTASSSLEKPAVPRSPLYADPYTPSSPSSRSMAGSSFLEEFLQCHGQMGSAQADGCPAVPAPQHLSLQKRNCQPLPSGHCRELPAAPSYSTSGTSCRLQLQPLADASYLEDVSSLREEHLGPSLQPPDGHFGTYDLPEASCPRRDSAAYHDYAELQSFQSDFSYDNLWEAEAKEPGTPRASPSPSQRFYQA, from the exons ATGGGGAACATAACTTGTGTGCCTCAGGCACCCGGGGGGCTCAGGGGCTCTTTCAGAAGGAAGCCTTCGCTGAAGAAAGA acaaaatggcaagaaaaaactGCCCAGCTTTTTTGGTATAGACGGACGGCAGGAGAGAGATACAACCACAGACAAAATCCTGCAGTATATTCCAGGAAAG AATATTCAGAAccaggaaaaccagaaagaaaacttgGACCAGAGGTTCCCCAGCCTGTTCAAGAAGGGACGAAGGAAAACGGTTGTCAGGAACCTGGGGAAAATGATCTATTACTCCAAGGTCAAGTTTAAGTTTCAGCACTGCCAG GAGGTGAATGACTGCTTCTTGGAGCTGTTCCAGTCTTACCTGTACTTCCAGTCTGCGGGCTCCAATGGACTCACCTACCAG GGACTGCTGCCTTTGAAAGAGCTGAATGTGTGTGAAATGGAGAACGGGAAGAGCACTGGGCAGGAGGATCACGCTTTCCGCATTGCAG GTCCTCTGCTGAATCCCCTTATCGTGTTCTGCCCTACTGAGTCAGAGCTGAAGCAGTGGCTTTATCACCTGGAGAAACAGATCCAGCTAAATGGAGGAAGCCTTGGCTTGCCCTTCCTCTCTCAG AACGACTGGAAGCAGAGCTCCgtggggaaggaggagctgcGGTGGTCCGTGCAGAACATGCCTGTCCAGGAGTGGAGAGGGACCCAGCGGGAATCCCTAGGCGATGTCCTCTGTGTTTCCAAAGTGAAGCTTCAGCATCTGCCTTTCCAG GAACAGCACGACCGGCTGTTGGTGCTTTACCCCTCCACGCTGGTGATAGTATCTGAAGAGCGCAACAGCCTCTGTTTTAAG GGCGAGCTGCCACTCAACGCCATCCAAGTGCTTTTTGAAGAGAACGAGAAAACCTCCTTTTTAATAGAAG GCCGACTCATCAATTCGATCCGGGTGATCTGCCGCAGCTATGATGATTACCAGGAGTGGCTCTACTGTCTCAAAACAGCCCAGTTTCGAAACGCCGACTCCTCCCTCTCTGGATCGGAGAGTTTCTCGGGATCAAAGCCGCCACACCCCGGCCAG TTTGCCGGCAGCGGGAGAGGGTCGCTCACTTCTGACGGCCGTACGAACTCCTGGGCGTCGGGAGGGAGAGTGGCCACCTTAACGCACCTCTCCCAGAACAGCGGCTCTCTCCCTGATGGACAGTCCTTCGTGCTGATGCCCGAGAGCAGGGTGCTCGAAGACCCCCACTCCCCTGGCTATTCCCAGCCTCTCCAC TGCCTGGCACAGGCCAGCTGGCCAAGCACGGGGCTGCCCGCGCAGGACCTGCGGAGGGGGGGCAGCGCCAGGAAGTCCAAGGGCAAATGTGGGCCTTGTGGCCAGCCGCTGCCCGGCCAGGACACAGAGAGGACCATCTGCAGCCTCATTCCCGAAAACCCCAATGGCGAGCTCCTGTCCTCAGCGTACCACGAGCTGTACTCCGCGCACGGCTCGCAGCGtcaccctgcagctcccctggACCCGAGCCAT CTGAGCAGATGGAGCTTGGTGGGAAGTCAGCCCTCGACGGCTTCCAGCTCCCTGGAGAAGCCGGCCGTACCCCGCTCCCCCTTGTACGCTGACCCCTATAcgcccagctcccccagcagtCGCAGCATGGCAGGCTCCAGCTTCTTGGAAGAG TTCCTGCAGTGTCACGGACAGATGGGCTCAGCACAGGCGGACGGATGCCCGGCTGTCCCGGCACCCcagcatctctctctgcagaagaggaactgccagcccctgcccagcggTCACTGCAGGGAGCTGCCTGCGGCTCCGAGCTACAGCACGTCCGGCACCTCATGCCGTCTTCAGCTGCAGCCTCTTGCTGATGCTTCTTATCTGGAAGAT gtCTCTTCCCTGCGAGAGGAACATCTGGGCCCTTCGTTGCAGCCACCAG ATGGGCATTTTGGCACTTACGACCTGCCGGAGGCCAGCTGCCCACGCCGCGACTCCGCAGCCTACCATGACTACGCCGAGCTCCAGAGCTTCCAGAGCGACTTCAGCTACGACAACCTGTGGGAAGCCGAGGCGAAGGAGCCGGGCACCCCGCGCGCCTCCCCGTCTCCCAGCCAGCGGTTTTACCAAGCCTGA